Proteins encoded within one genomic window of Verrucomicrobiia bacterium:
- the ispG gene encoding (E)-4-hydroxy-3-methylbut-2-enyl-diphosphate synthase gives MNYPQPAFFYRRRKTREITVGQVRIGGANPIVRQSMLTCDTMDTDACVQQTMDLVKVGCQIVRITAPTVKDAANLKNIREELNRRGVAVPLVADIHFKPEAAMEAAQWVEKVRINPGNFIDKKKFVVKEYTDEVYAEEVGRLEGAFRPLVELCKRRGIAMRIGTNHGSLSDRIMNRFGDTPLGMVESALEFARIARHYDFHNFLFSMKASNPKVMIEAYRLLVTKLEAEGQDWNYPIHTGVTEAGEGEDGRIKSAIGIGTLLQEGVGDTIRVSLTEDSPHEIPVCEALIEQIPVLSKNAMDVTHLNIVEKRDPFHFTRRSTHVVEQEGTRFGGEELVRVVVPQQVWDKVAPRIKPGDDVKPEGIYEKLDIVELSPLEEFEKPAEGQLVTVADGVELNPIAAFRLLAARLDQIGATNPILLKDTLEVSQEKPDPVKALLAASTTLGALLCDGIGDAILVRREPGAGASLRLAYNVLQAAGCRSFKTDYVACPSCGRTLFNLQTVTARIKSRTDHLKGVKIAIMGCIVNGPGEMADADFGYVGGAPGKINLYVGKTPVKFNIPEAEAVDRLVDLIREHGKWQEPLEKQEVTNV, from the coding sequence ATGAATTATCCTCAACCGGCTTTTTTTTATCGACGCCGCAAAACTCGAGAAATTACAGTTGGTCAGGTGCGAATTGGAGGCGCTAATCCTATCGTGCGTCAGTCCATGTTAACATGTGACACGATGGATACCGATGCCTGTGTGCAGCAGACGATGGATTTGGTAAAGGTAGGGTGTCAGATCGTGCGTATTACTGCGCCAACTGTGAAAGATGCGGCGAATTTAAAAAATATTCGTGAAGAACTGAATCGACGGGGTGTTGCCGTTCCATTGGTGGCGGATATTCATTTTAAACCGGAGGCGGCTATGGAGGCAGCCCAATGGGTGGAAAAGGTGCGAATTAATCCGGGCAATTTTATCGATAAGAAAAAGTTTGTTGTTAAAGAATACACCGATGAAGTCTATGCTGAGGAAGTCGGGAGGCTGGAGGGGGCTTTTCGACCTTTGGTTGAGTTGTGTAAGCGTCGTGGGATTGCGATGCGAATCGGGACGAATCACGGCTCTTTATCGGATCGCATCATGAATCGGTTTGGTGACACGCCGTTGGGAATGGTGGAAAGCGCTTTGGAGTTTGCGCGAATCGCGCGTCATTATGATTTTCATAACTTTTTGTTTTCGATGAAGGCGTCGAATCCGAAGGTGATGATTGAGGCTTATCGTTTGTTGGTGACTAAACTGGAAGCGGAGGGGCAGGATTGGAATTATCCTATTCACACGGGCGTGACTGAAGCGGGCGAGGGAGAGGATGGTCGCATTAAGAGTGCGATTGGTATTGGCACGTTGCTTCAGGAAGGTGTAGGCGACACGATTCGTGTGAGTTTGACGGAAGATAGTCCACATGAAATTCCGGTTTGCGAAGCGTTGATTGAGCAGATTCCTGTTTTATCGAAAAATGCTATGGATGTGACGCATTTGAATATTGTTGAGAAACGCGATCCTTTTCATTTCACACGTCGTTCGACACATGTTGTTGAGCAGGAGGGCACGCGGTTTGGAGGTGAGGAATTGGTGCGTGTGGTGGTGCCACAACAGGTTTGGGATAAGGTAGCGCCACGGATTAAACCGGGTGATGATGTGAAGCCGGAGGGTATTTATGAAAAACTCGATATCGTTGAGCTTTCGCCTTTGGAAGAATTTGAAAAACCGGCTGAAGGCCAGTTAGTGACCGTGGCGGATGGGGTGGAATTGAATCCTATTGCCGCGTTTCGTTTGTTAGCAGCGCGATTGGATCAAATTGGTGCGACGAATCCTATTCTTCTTAAGGACACATTGGAGGTTTCTCAAGAAAAGCCGGATCCTGTAAAAGCATTATTGGCTGCATCCACTACGTTGGGCGCGTTGTTGTGTGATGGAATTGGGGATGCGATTTTGGTGCGACGAGAACCGGGCGCGGGCGCTTCTTTGCGTTTGGCTTATAATGTTTTGCAAGCGGCTGGATGTCGCAGTTTTAAAACGGATTATGTCGCATGTCCGAGTTGTGGGCGCACTTTATTTAATTTGCAAACGGTCACGGCGCGAATTAAAAGTCGCACGGATCACTTAAAAGGAGTGAAAATTGCGATTATGGGTTGCATTGTGAATGGTCCTGGGGAAATGGCAGATGCGGATTTTGGTTATGTGGGGGGTGCTCCGGGTAAGATTAATCTTTATGTTGGAAAAACGCCGGTAAAATTTAACATCCCTGAGGCGGAGGCGGTGGATCGTTTGGTGGATCTGATTCGTGAGCATGGCAAATGGCAGGAGCCGCTGGAAAAGCAGGAAGTGACAAATGTTTAG
- a CDS encoding GxxExxY protein, whose translation MNLNELTQKILGAAMKVHSALGPGLLESAYEKCLLYELHQCDLNVMTQIPLPIVYKSIKIDAAYRIDLLVENKVIVEVKCVNELLPIHKAQLLTYLKLSQISVGLLLNFHVTRLKEGILRVVNELNEEPLRPSAFSAVKSYEIIL comes from the coding sequence ATGAATTTAAATGAACTAACGCAAAAAATCTTGGGTGCGGCTATGAAAGTTCATTCTGCTCTTGGTCCTGGGTTATTAGAAAGTGCTTATGAAAAGTGTTTGCTCTACGAATTACATCAATGTGACTTAAATGTCATGACGCAGATTCCTTTGCCAATTGTCTATAAAAGTATAAAGATCGATGCGGCCTATCGCATTGATCTTCTCGTGGAAAACAAAGTGATTGTTGAAGTTAAATGTGTCAATGAGTTATTGCCTATTCATAAAGCCCAGTTGCTAACTTATTTAAAATTAAGTCAAATTTCTGTTGGATTGCTTTTAAATTTTCATGTAACTCGTTTGAAAGAGGGAATTTTACGGGTTGTTAATGAATTAAACGAAGAACCTCTGCGACCCTCAGCGTTCTCTGCGGTTAAATCTTATGAAATCATACTTTAA